One Cucumis sativus cultivar 9930 chromosome 1, Cucumber_9930_V3, whole genome shotgun sequence DNA segment encodes these proteins:
- the LOC101207519 gene encoding trafficking protein particle complex subunit 13 yields MSNAQGSHSLAFRVMRLCRPSFQVDPPLRLDPVDLLVGEDILDDPVAANQLPRLLAPQLSDDSDSDLSYSSRFLLHDSSDAMGLNGLLVLPQAFGAIYLGETFCSYISVNNSSNFEVRDVIIKAEIQTERQRILLLDSSKSPVETIRAGGRYDFIVEHDVKELGAHTLVCTALYNDGDGERKYLPQFFKFMVANPLSVRTKVRVVKDSTFLEACIENHTKSNLFMDQVDFEPSPNWNAVIINADEHHSEHKSTTREVFKPPVLVRSGGGIHNFLYQLKCSTNGPSSPLKVEGSNILGKLQITWRTNMGEPGRLQTQQILGSPITRKELELNVVEMPDVIRLERPFTLHMRLTTQIERELGPFEVWMSLNSSDEDKVVMVNGLQKVVIPRVEPYGSTDFHLNLIATKPGVQRIAGIKVFDTREKKAYEHPSPDLEIYVDLE; encoded by the exons ATGAGCAATGCTCAGGGATCCCACTCCCTGGCCTTCAGGGTGATGAGGCTCTGTAGGCCGTCATTTCAAGTTGATCCTCCTCTCCGTCTCGATCCCGTTGATTTACTCGTCGGTGAGGACATCTTAGACGATCCTGTGGCTGCTAACCAACTCCCTCGTCTCCTTGCACCACAGTTGTCTGACGATTCCGACTCCGATCTCAGCTACAGTTCCAGATTCCTTCTTCATGATTCCTCTGATGCAATGGGTCTCAATGGCCTCCTCGTACTCCCTCAAGCTTTcgg GGCGATTTATTTGGGCGAAACTTTCTGTAGCTATATCAGTGTGAATAATAGCTCCAATTTTGAAGTCAGGGACGTTATAATCAAG GCAGAAATTCAAACGGAGAGGCAGAGAATTCTTCTTCTGGATTCATCAAAATCCCCTGTTGAAACTATACGTGCTGGGGGCCGTTACGACTTCATTGTTGAACACGATGTGAAGGAACTCGGAGCTCATAC GCTAGTCTGCACTGCATTGTACAATGATGGTGATGGTGAGCGTAAATATCTTCCACAGTTTTTCAAGTTCATGGTTGCAAATCCACTTTCGGTCAGAACAAAG GTCCGAGTTGTGAAG GATAGTACATTTTTAGAAGCTTGCATTGAAAATcatacaaaatcaaatctatTTATGGACCAAGTTGATTTTGAGCCTTCTCCAAACTGGAATGCGGTGATAATAAACGCTGATGAACATCACTCTGAGCATAAATCTACAACAAG AGAGGTCTTCAAGCCTCCTGTTTTGGTCAGATCAGGTGGAGGAatccataattttctttatcaattGAAATGTTCAACGAATGGTCCTTCTTCTCCGCTGAAAGTTGAGGGAAGTAATATTCTTGGTAAACTTCAGATAACATGGCGTACAAATATGGGTGAACCTGGACGACTGCAAACACAACAGATTTTGGGTTCT cCCATTACTCGCAAGGAGCTTGAGTTGAATGTCGTTGAGATGCCAGATGTTATCAGACTGGAGAGGCCTTTTACG TTACATATGCGTCTCACAACACAGATTGAGAGGGAATTGGGCCCTTTTGAGGTCTGGATGTCACTTAACAGTTCGGATGAGGATAAGGTTGTTATGGTTAATGGTCTTCAGAAAGTG GTCATACCAAGAGTTGAGCCATATGGTTCCACAGATTTCCACCTG AACCTCATTGCCACTAAACCCGGAGTGCAGAGAATCGCAGGCATTAAAGTCTTTGACACTAGGGAGAAGAAAGCCTATGAGCACCCTTCGCCAGATCTAGAG ATTTATGTCGATTTGGAATGA
- the LOC101221399 gene encoding CBS domain-containing protein CBSX5: MAASLLACEVSDLCLGKPALRSISISATLADALSILTKIDEGYISVWSCGDHSSSKADSDLHCRCVGKVCMVDIICFLCRQENLLQPAIGLQSPISVLIPEGFELVRHLEPHASLMEAIDLIHDGVHNLVIPIKMSISKRKNILKKSLANSISSLHNDQEYCWLAPEDIIRYLLNSIGLFSTTAANPINSFNIIDTNNILAVRYDESALSILPLISQALIHQSSVAIVDLDDKLIGEISPFTLNFCDETVVAAIATLTAGELMGYIDCGGPPDDLVQLVKERLEEKNLEAVLEWVEEESLTISSSSSSICSSSDDEFGCGSSSSGSGRSGRICGYSARVMRRSEAIVCYPWNSLVAVMIQALAHRVSYMWVIQEDGTLAGTVTFPSLLAVFRDRLKFL, translated from the exons ATGGCAGCAAGTTTGTTGGCCTGCGAGGTATCTGACCTATGCCTTGGAAAACCTGCGCTTCGATCCATATCCATCTCCGCTACACTGGCCGATGCGTTATCTATCTTGACCAAGATTGACGAAGGCTACATAAGTGTCTGGAGCTGTGGAGATCATTCCTCCTCTAAGGCGGATTCGGATTTACATTGTCGCTGCGTTGGTAAAGTATGCATGGTggatataatttgttttctttgtagaCAAGAGAATTTGTTGCAACCGGCGATTGGGCTTCAATCTCCGATCTCTGTTTTGATTCCTGAGGGATTTGAACTCGTTAGGCATTTGGAACCTCATGCCAG tTTGATGGAGGCGATTGATCTCATACACGATGGAGTACATAACCTTGTTATCCCAATCAAAATGAGCATAAGTAAGAGGAAAAACATCCTCAAGAAATCACTGGCTAATTCCATCTCCTCTCTCCATAACGATCAAGAATATTGCTGGCTAGCTCCGGAGGATATAATCCGTTACCTCCTCAACTCAATCGGACTTTTCAGCACTACCGCCGCGAATCCTATCAATTCCTTCAACATAATTGATACCAACAACATTCTCGCCGTCCGTTACGACGAATCTGCGTTGTCTATTCTTCCTCTAATCTCGCAAGCGCTGATTCACCAATCCTCTGTCGCCATTGTTGACTTAGACGACAAATTAATCGGCGAAATTTCGCCGTTCACGCTCAATTTCTGTGACGAAACGGTGGTGGCGGCTATAGCAACGCTCACAGCCGGTGAACTCATGGGTTATATAGACTGTGGTGGTCCTCCGGATGATTTAGTGCAATTAGTAAAGGAAAGATTGGAAGAGAAAAACTTAGAGGCGGTTCTGGAGTGGGTGGAGGAAGAATCATTGACAATCTCATCCTCGTCTTCTTCAATCTGTTCTTCTTCAGATGATGAGTTTGGATGTGGATCGAGTAGTTCTGGATCAGGGAGAAGTGGAAGGATTTGTGGGTATTCAGCGAGAGTAATGAGGAGATCTGAGGCGATTGTTTGTTATCCATGGAATTCTTTGGTTGCAGTGATGATTCAAGCTTTAGCTCATCGAGTTAGCTATATGTGGGTGATTCAAGAAGACGGAACTCTCGCCGGAACAGTCACCTTCCCTTCATTGTTGGCCGTTTTCCGGGATAGATTAAAATTTCTATAG
- the LOC101207762 gene encoding sphingolipid delta(4)-desaturase DES1-like, with protein sequence MPGGEERDDGVMATDFFWSYTDEPHASRRRQILSQYPQIRELFGPDPWAFFKISVVVLLQLWTATTLHSADWLKILAIAYFFGSFLNHNLFLAIHELSHNLAFSTPDYNKWLGIFANLPIGVPMSITFQKYHLEHHRFQGVDGMDMDVPSQTEAHLVTNVVSKAIWVIFQLFFYALRPLFLKPKPPGHWEFINFIIQIALDVAMVYFWSWKSFAYLILSTFVGGGMHPMAGHFISEHYVFNPKQETYSYYGPLNLLTWSVGYHNEHHDFPRIPGSKLYKVKEIAPEYYNELDSYKSWSQVIYMYIMDKTVGPFSRMKRMPRKSE encoded by the exons ATGCCAGGTGGTGAAGAGAGAGATGATGGTGTTATGGCCACTGACTTCTTCTGGTCTTACACCGATGAACCTCACGCTTCCAGGAGACGACAAATTCTCTCTCAGTACCCTCAGATCCGGGAGCTCTTCGGTCCTGACCCCTGGGCTTTCTTcaag ATTTCTGTGGTTGTTCTGCTTCAGTTATGGACTGCTACGACCCTTCACAGTGCAGACTGGTTAAAGATATTGGCAATAGCCTACTTCTTTGGCTCTTTTCTCAACCACAACCTATTTTTAGCCATTCACGAGCTCAGTCACAACCTTGCCTTCTCAACACCTGATTACAACAAGTGGCTCGGGATTTTTGCTAATCTCCCCATTGGAGTGCCCATGTCCATCACATTTCAAAAGTATCACCTTGAGCACCATCGCTTTCAAGGAGTGGATGGCATGGATATGGACGTTCCAAGCCAGACCGAAGCTCATCTGGTGACTAATGTTGTCTCAAAAGCTATATGGGTTATCTTCCAACTATTCTTCTATGCACTCCGCCCACTGTTTCTCAAACCAAAGCCCCCAGGTCACTGGGAGTTCATCAACTTCATTATTCAGATAGCCCTTGATGTTGCCATGGTTTACTTCTGGAGTTGGAAGTCTTTTGCTTACTTGATCCTCTCCACATTCGTTGGCGGTGGGATGCATCCAATGGCTGGTCACTTCATTTCCGAACATTATGTCTTCAATCCCAAACAGGAAACATATTCTTACTACGGTCCACTTAATCTTCTTACATGGAGTGTAGGTTACCACAATGAACACCATGACTTCCCCAGAATTCCAGGAAGCAAGCTTTATAAAGTGAAGGAGATTGCACCTGAATACTACAACGAATTAGATTCATACAAATCGTGGAGCCAGGTGATATACATGTACATTATGGACAAGACAGTGGGGCCATTCAGTAGGATGAAGAGAATGCCAAGGAAATCTGAGTAG
- the LOC101208006 gene encoding allantoinase — protein MNLLQWKLLPLLTLLASIFLFFYLKDPSDNECSLLPHKHFWITSKRIVTPQGVISGAVEINGGKIVSIVKEEEKHGKIMGNHVVDYADAVVMPGLVDVHVHLDDPGRSEWEGFPSGTKAAAAGGVTTLVDMPLNNFPSTTSEETLKLKIKAAEGRIYVDVGFWGGLVPENAFNASALENLLKAGALGLKSFMCPSGINDFPMTNITHIKEGLSVLAKYKRPLLVHSEIEQSSPSPVQLEGSQDDPRTYSTYLATRPPSWEEAAVRELLKVTSNTRPGGPAEGAHIHVAHLSDSGSTLELIKEAKRSGDSVSVETCTHYLAFSEEDIKDGDTRFKCAPPIRDKANKEKLWDALMEGHIDMLSSDHSPTVPHLKLPDSGDFLKAWGGVSSLQFDLSATWSHAKKRGVTMEQIALWWSERPAKLAGLELKGAIAIGKHADIVAWAPDEEYDVNDIPVYLKHPSISAYMGMKLSGKVLATFVRGQLVYEEKHAPAACGTPILARVTD, from the exons ATGAATTTGCTGCAGTGGAAGCTACTTCCTCTATTAACATTGCTCGcttccattttcttatttttctacttAAAGGATCCATCCGAT AATGAATGCAGCCTCCTTCCTCACAAGCACTTTTGGATAACAAGCAAGCGCATTGTTACGCCACAAGGAGTCATTTCTGGTGCTG TTGAGATAAATGGAGGGAAGATTGTATCCATTgttaaggaagaagaaaagcatGGGAAGATTATGGGTAATCACGTGGTTGATTACGCAGATGCTGTTGTAATGCCTGGCTTGGTTGACGT CCATGTTCATCTCGATGATCCTGGACGGTCTGAATGGGAAGGGTTTCCATCTGGAACAAAGGCTGCAGCTGCTG GTGGGGTAACTACTCTGGTTGATATgccattaaataattttcccTCAACTACGTCTGAAGAAACTCTAAAACTCaag ATTAAGGCTGCTGAAGGAAGAATCTATGTTGACGTTG GCTTTTGGGGAGGTCTTGTTCCTGAGAATGCTTTCAATGCAAGTGCTCTGGAAAATCTCCTGAAAGCAGGGGCTCTCGGCCTAAAG TCATTTATGTGTCCTTCTGGGATCAATGACTTTCCTATGACAAATATTACTCATATCAAG GAAGGACTGTCAGTTTTAGCAAAATACAAAAGACCTTTGCTTGTGCATTCAGAGATTGAACAAAGTTCTCCAAGCCCTGTGCAACTTGAAGGTAGTCAAGATGACCCTCGTACTTACTCAACATATCTTGCAACCAGACCACCTTCTTG GGAAGAGGCAGCTGTAAGAGAGCTCTTAAAGGTGACAAGTAATACAAGGCCAGGTGGCCCGGCAGAAGGAGCTCATATTCACGTTGCTCATTTGTCTGATTCAGGTTCTACCTTAGAACTTATTAAG GAAGCCAAAAGGAGTGGAGATAGTGTGTCAGTTGAGACGTGCACCCACTATCTAGCTTTCTCAGAAGAAGATATAAAAGATGGAGATACTCGTTTCAAGTGTGCTCCACCAATTCGTGATAAAgccaacaaagaaaaactatgGGATGCTTTGATG GAAGGACATATTGACATGTTAAGTTCTGATCATTCGCCAACAGTGCCACATCTAAAGCTACCTGATTCTGGGGATTTTTTAAAGGCTTGGGGAGGCGTATCATCTTTGCAG TTTGATCTCTCTGCAACCTGGTCACATGCAAAGAAACGTGGAGTAACAATGGAGCAAATTGCTTTGTGGTGGAGTGAGCGGCCTGCCAAGCTTGCTGGTCTAGAATTAAAG GGTGCTATTGCTATTGGAAAGCATGCAGATATTGTTGCGTGGGCACCAGATGAAGAGTACGATGTCAATGACATTCCCGTATACTTGAAACATCCC AGCATTTCAGCCTATATGGGAATGAAACTGTCTGGAAAAGTTTTGGCCACTTTTGTAAGAGGACAACTCGTATACGAAGAGAAGCATGCTCCTGCTGCTTGTGGAACTCCAATCCTTGCAAGAGTAACAGATTAG
- the LOC101208249 gene encoding uncharacterized protein LOC101208249 isoform X1, whose protein sequence is MEITYSFVAITKTPRIFPRLLRPVFSLSTTHELMPFRIATSQTLKNETLRVLEWSSICKQLSKFTSTSMGFDVAQKADVRFGRTREESQKLLDQTTAAEAVVSTSRRLDFSGIEDVSGILNSAISGKLLTIAELCSVRRTLKAARELFEELQALAVGNHYSDRFLPLIEILQNCDFLVELERKIEFCIDCNYSIILDRASEDLELIRLEKKRNMEELDSLLKEVSFKIYQAGGIDRPLITKRRSRMCVAVRATHKNLVSDGILLSTSSSGATYFMEPKNAVDLNNMEVRLSNSEKAEEISILSMLSTEISESENHIRCLLDKILELDLALARAAYGRWMSGVCPCFSAKGYEGLNSSITDNTLSVDIDAIQNPLLLSNYLKSSPDNVLSYSANVGQFDKRGNMIVSEEFSGSVPDFPMPIAIDIKIMHQTRVVVISGPNTGGKTASLKTLGLASLMAKAGMYLPAKNHPKLPWFDLVLADIGDHQSLEQNLSTFSGHISRICKILEVSSDESLVLIDEIGSGTDPSEGVALSTSILRYLKNCVNLAIVTTHYADLSRIKDSDSSFENAAMEFSLETLKPTYKILWGSTGDSNALTIAESIGFDPVIIERAKQWMVNLTPERQDERKGSLFKSLIGERDKLEAQRQKVASLHADISALYYEIQEEAKDLDKRERALMALETKRAQQEAAAIKSKIETVVQEFEEQLKTSGTDQINSLIKKAESAIASICEAYSPTEHSRPSVANTNSYTPQLGEQVFVTGLGNKLATVVEVSDDEEMILVQYGKIKARVKKSSVKALPNSGKKAAANTLPFSKKQGRQSRESVSRPDESKDGDSYGPVVQTSKNTVDLRGMRVEEASYHLDMAIASRGSNSVLFIIHGMGTGAVKEHVLETLRKHPRVAKYDQESPMNYGCTVAFLK, encoded by the exons ATGGAGATCACATACAGCTTCGTCGCCATTACCAAAACCCCTCGAATCTTTCCTAGACTTCTCAGGCCCGTCTTCTCACTCTCCACCACTCATGAATTGATGCCCTTTCGAATCGCTACTTCGCAGACCCTCAAAAACGAAACTCTTAGAGTTCTTGAATGGAGTTCTATCTGTAAGCAACTCTCCAAGTTTACCTCCACCTCTATGGGTTTTGACGTAGCTCAGAAGGCTGACGTTCGCTTCGGCCGGACGAGAGAGGAGAGCCAGAAGCTTCTCGATCAGACGACCGCTGCTGAAGCTGTAGTTTCCACTTCCAGACGGTTGGATTTTTCTGGAATCGAAGATGTATCTGGAATTTTGAATTCGGCGATTTCGGGAAAATTGCTTACAATTGCTGAACTCTGTTCGGTGCGGCGTACTTTGAAAGCTGCTAGGGAGTTGTTTGAGGAACTGCAGGCTCTGGCTGTTGGTAACCATTATTCAGATAG GTTCCTGCCCTTGATTGAAATACTTCAGAATTGCGATTTCCTGGTGGAGttggagagaaaaattgaattttgtatcGATTGCAATTACTCAATTATTCTTGATAGAGCTAGTGAAGACTTGGAGCTCATTCGcttggagaagaagagaaatatgGAAGAGTTAGATTCTCTGTTAAAGGAAGTGTCCTTTAAGATTTATCAGGCAGGTGGAATTGATCGTCCTCTTATAACAAAGCGACGATCTAGAATGTGCGTTGCTGTTAGAGCTACTCACAAGAATTTGGTTTCGGATGGTATTCTCTTGAGTACCAGCAGTTCTGGTGCTACATACTTTATGGAACCCAAGAATGCAGTGGATTTAAACAACATGGAAGTTAGGCTTTCAAATTCTGAGAAGGCTGAGGAAATATCCATTTTGAGTATGCTTTCAACTGAAATATCAGAGTCAGAAAATCATATAAGATGTTTGTTGGATAAAATTCTTGAACTTGATCTTGCTTTGGCCAGGGCTGCATATGGTCGATGGATGAGTGGGGTTTGTCCATGTTTCTCAGCCAAGGGGTATGAAGGCTTAAATTCTAGTATAACTGACAATACATTATCCGTAGATATTGATGCTATTCAGAACCCATTGCTGCTGAGCAACTATCTGAAAAGTTCCCCAGATAATGTTTTATCTTACTCTGCAAATGTAGGTCAATTTGACAAGAGAGGTAACATGATCGTCAGTGAAGAATTTTCAGGAAGCGTCCCTGATTTTCCAATGCCAATAGCAATAGACATTAAGATTATGCATCAAACTAGAGTGGTTGTGATTTCAGGGCCTAATACAGGAGGGAAAACTGCATCTCTTAAGACTCTGGGCCTAGCATCTCTTATGGCTAAGGCTGGCATGTACTTGCCTGCTAAGAACCACCCGAAGCTTCCATGGTTTGACCTTGTTCTGGCTGACATTGGAGATCACCAG TCTCTAGAACAAAATCTCTCAACTTTTAGTGGGCACATCTCACGGATCTGTAAAATACTAGAAGTGTCCTCGGATGAATCCCTAGTCCTTATTGATGAAATTGGCAGTGGAACTGATCCTTCAGAAGGCGTGGCTCTCTCTACCAGCATTTTGCGATATCTCAAAAATTGTGTTAACCTAGCTATTGTGACTACTCATTATGCAGATTTGAGTCGCATAAAAGATAGTGACTCTTCATTTGAGAACGCAGCTATGGAATTTTCGCTAGAAACTTTAAAACCTACCTATAAGATCCTTTGGGGGAGTACTGGAGATTCAAATGCTTTAACTATTGCTGAAAGTATTGGATTTGATCCTGTCATAATAGAACGTGCAAAGCAATGGATGGTGAATCTTACACCAGAAAGGCAGGATGAACGCAAAGGTTCACTCTTTAAATCACTAATAGGGGAAAGAGATAAATTGGAAGCTCAAAGACAGAAAGTTGCATCTCTTCATGCTGATATTTCGGCACTTTATTATGAG ATTCAAGAGGAGGCAAAAGATCTTGATAAACGAGAGCGAGCTCTCATGGCTCTTGAAACTAAAAGAGCTCAGCAAGAAGCTGCTGCAATAAAGTCCAAGATAGAAACTGTTGTACAGGAGTTCGAAGAGCAATTGAAAACTTCTGGTACCGatcaaataaattcattgaTTAAAAAGGCAGAATCTGCAATTGCATCAATTTGTGAAGCTTATAGTCCAACTGAGCATTCCCGCCCTAGTGTAGCAAATACAAATTCTTATACACCCCAGTTAGGCGAACAAGTGTTCGTAACTGGTCTCGGGAATAAGTTAGCCACTGTTGTTGAAGTGTCTGATGACGAGGAAATGATTCTTGTGCAATATGGTAAAATTAAGGCCAGAGTGAAGAAAAGCAGCGTCAAAGCTCTTCCAAATAGTGGAAAGAAAGCTGCAGCTAATActcttccattctctaagaAACAG GGTCGACAGAGCAGAGAATCCGTTAGTCGTCCAGATGAAAGTAAAGATGGAGATTCCTATGGCCCTGTTGTGCAGACTTCGAAGAATACAGTCGACTTAAGGGGTATGCGAGTAGAAGAAGCTTCTTACCACCTTGATATGGCTATCGCTTCAAGAGGATCAAATTCAGTTCTTTTTATCATACATGGAATGGGCACAGGGGCTGTCAAGGAACATGTACTCGAGACCTTGAGAAAGCATCCACGTGTTGCGAAGTATGATCAGGAGAGTCCCATGAATTATGGTTGTACAGTTGCTTTTCTCAAGTAG
- the LOC101208249 gene encoding uncharacterized protein LOC101208249 isoform X2, with amino-acid sequence MEITYSFVAITKTPRIFPRLLRPVFSLSTTHELMPFRIATSQTLKNETLRVLEWSSICKQLSKFTSTSMGFDVAQKADVRFGRTREESQKLLDQTTAAEAVVSTSRRLDFSGIEDVSGILNSAISGKLLTIAELCSVRRTLKAARELFEELQALAVGNHYSDRFLPLIEILQNCDFLVELERKIEFCIDCNYSIILDRASEDLELIRLEKKRNMEELDSLLKEVSFKIYQAGGIDRPLITKRRSRMCVAVRATHKNLVSDGILLSTSSSGATYFMEPKNAVDLNNMEVRLSNSEKAEEISILSMLSTEISESENHIRCLLDKILELDLALARAAYGRWMSGVCPCFSAKGYEGLNSSITDNTLSVDIDAIQNPLLLSNYLKSSPDNVLSYSANVGQFDKRGPNTGGKTASLKTLGLASLMAKAGMYLPAKNHPKLPWFDLVLADIGDHQSLEQNLSTFSGHISRICKILEVSSDESLVLIDEIGSGTDPSEGVALSTSILRYLKNCVNLAIVTTHYADLSRIKDSDSSFENAAMEFSLETLKPTYKILWGSTGDSNALTIAESIGFDPVIIERAKQWMVNLTPERQDERKGSLFKSLIGERDKLEAQRQKVASLHADISALYYEIQEEAKDLDKRERALMALETKRAQQEAAAIKSKIETVVQEFEEQLKTSGTDQINSLIKKAESAIASICEAYSPTEHSRPSVANTNSYTPQLGEQVFVTGLGNKLATVVEVSDDEEMILVQYGKIKARVKKSSVKALPNSGKKAAANTLPFSKKQGRQSRESVSRPDESKDGDSYGPVVQTSKNTVDLRGMRVEEASYHLDMAIASRGSNSVLFIIHGMGTGAVKEHVLETLRKHPRVAKYDQESPMNYGCTVAFLK; translated from the exons ATGGAGATCACATACAGCTTCGTCGCCATTACCAAAACCCCTCGAATCTTTCCTAGACTTCTCAGGCCCGTCTTCTCACTCTCCACCACTCATGAATTGATGCCCTTTCGAATCGCTACTTCGCAGACCCTCAAAAACGAAACTCTTAGAGTTCTTGAATGGAGTTCTATCTGTAAGCAACTCTCCAAGTTTACCTCCACCTCTATGGGTTTTGACGTAGCTCAGAAGGCTGACGTTCGCTTCGGCCGGACGAGAGAGGAGAGCCAGAAGCTTCTCGATCAGACGACCGCTGCTGAAGCTGTAGTTTCCACTTCCAGACGGTTGGATTTTTCTGGAATCGAAGATGTATCTGGAATTTTGAATTCGGCGATTTCGGGAAAATTGCTTACAATTGCTGAACTCTGTTCGGTGCGGCGTACTTTGAAAGCTGCTAGGGAGTTGTTTGAGGAACTGCAGGCTCTGGCTGTTGGTAACCATTATTCAGATAG GTTCCTGCCCTTGATTGAAATACTTCAGAATTGCGATTTCCTGGTGGAGttggagagaaaaattgaattttgtatcGATTGCAATTACTCAATTATTCTTGATAGAGCTAGTGAAGACTTGGAGCTCATTCGcttggagaagaagagaaatatgGAAGAGTTAGATTCTCTGTTAAAGGAAGTGTCCTTTAAGATTTATCAGGCAGGTGGAATTGATCGTCCTCTTATAACAAAGCGACGATCTAGAATGTGCGTTGCTGTTAGAGCTACTCACAAGAATTTGGTTTCGGATGGTATTCTCTTGAGTACCAGCAGTTCTGGTGCTACATACTTTATGGAACCCAAGAATGCAGTGGATTTAAACAACATGGAAGTTAGGCTTTCAAATTCTGAGAAGGCTGAGGAAATATCCATTTTGAGTATGCTTTCAACTGAAATATCAGAGTCAGAAAATCATATAAGATGTTTGTTGGATAAAATTCTTGAACTTGATCTTGCTTTGGCCAGGGCTGCATATGGTCGATGGATGAGTGGGGTTTGTCCATGTTTCTCAGCCAAGGGGTATGAAGGCTTAAATTCTAGTATAACTGACAATACATTATCCGTAGATATTGATGCTATTCAGAACCCATTGCTGCTGAGCAACTATCTGAAAAGTTCCCCAGATAATGTTTTATCTTACTCTGCAAATGTAGGTCAATTTGACAAGAGAG GGCCTAATACAGGAGGGAAAACTGCATCTCTTAAGACTCTGGGCCTAGCATCTCTTATGGCTAAGGCTGGCATGTACTTGCCTGCTAAGAACCACCCGAAGCTTCCATGGTTTGACCTTGTTCTGGCTGACATTGGAGATCACCAG TCTCTAGAACAAAATCTCTCAACTTTTAGTGGGCACATCTCACGGATCTGTAAAATACTAGAAGTGTCCTCGGATGAATCCCTAGTCCTTATTGATGAAATTGGCAGTGGAACTGATCCTTCAGAAGGCGTGGCTCTCTCTACCAGCATTTTGCGATATCTCAAAAATTGTGTTAACCTAGCTATTGTGACTACTCATTATGCAGATTTGAGTCGCATAAAAGATAGTGACTCTTCATTTGAGAACGCAGCTATGGAATTTTCGCTAGAAACTTTAAAACCTACCTATAAGATCCTTTGGGGGAGTACTGGAGATTCAAATGCTTTAACTATTGCTGAAAGTATTGGATTTGATCCTGTCATAATAGAACGTGCAAAGCAATGGATGGTGAATCTTACACCAGAAAGGCAGGATGAACGCAAAGGTTCACTCTTTAAATCACTAATAGGGGAAAGAGATAAATTGGAAGCTCAAAGACAGAAAGTTGCATCTCTTCATGCTGATATTTCGGCACTTTATTATGAG ATTCAAGAGGAGGCAAAAGATCTTGATAAACGAGAGCGAGCTCTCATGGCTCTTGAAACTAAAAGAGCTCAGCAAGAAGCTGCTGCAATAAAGTCCAAGATAGAAACTGTTGTACAGGAGTTCGAAGAGCAATTGAAAACTTCTGGTACCGatcaaataaattcattgaTTAAAAAGGCAGAATCTGCAATTGCATCAATTTGTGAAGCTTATAGTCCAACTGAGCATTCCCGCCCTAGTGTAGCAAATACAAATTCTTATACACCCCAGTTAGGCGAACAAGTGTTCGTAACTGGTCTCGGGAATAAGTTAGCCACTGTTGTTGAAGTGTCTGATGACGAGGAAATGATTCTTGTGCAATATGGTAAAATTAAGGCCAGAGTGAAGAAAAGCAGCGTCAAAGCTCTTCCAAATAGTGGAAAGAAAGCTGCAGCTAATActcttccattctctaagaAACAG GGTCGACAGAGCAGAGAATCCGTTAGTCGTCCAGATGAAAGTAAAGATGGAGATTCCTATGGCCCTGTTGTGCAGACTTCGAAGAATACAGTCGACTTAAGGGGTATGCGAGTAGAAGAAGCTTCTTACCACCTTGATATGGCTATCGCTTCAAGAGGATCAAATTCAGTTCTTTTTATCATACATGGAATGGGCACAGGGGCTGTCAAGGAACATGTACTCGAGACCTTGAGAAAGCATCCACGTGTTGCGAAGTATGATCAGGAGAGTCCCATGAATTATGGTTGTACAGTTGCTTTTCTCAAGTAG